A portion of the Candidatus Pristimantibacillus lignocellulolyticus genome contains these proteins:
- the glmU gene encoding bifunctional UDP-N-acetylglucosamine diphosphorylase/glucosamine-1-phosphate N-acetyltransferase GlmU, whose amino-acid sequence MSIVLAAGQGKRMKSKQYKVLHPVCGKPMVGHVLDTVIQAKSEKIVVVVGHGAEQVQAFIGQQAQYVKQEQQLGTGHAVQQAKDLLGSEDGITIVICGDTPLVQASTIEQMLKLHQESGAAATILTALFENPTGYGRIIRNEEGIVERIVEQKDCSLAEAAVQEINTGTYCFDNKKLFEALSRVTNNNAQGEYYLTDVIGLFRQDQEVVQGYCTSDIAEAIGVNDRVALAEAEQHMRTRINRQHLVNGVTIIDPTSTYIESDVVIGADTIIYPGTVLRGKTTIGEDCILGPQTDLSNCSIHNGVTIKHSVLDHAEVGDESSIGPFAYLRPGTKVGKHCKVGDFVELKNAILDDGSKVSHLSYVGDAEVGKEVNIGCGAITVNYDGFNKSKTVIGDHAFIGSNVNLIAPVNVGQGAYVVAGSTITKDVPAGDLAIARQRQENKPEYADKIRARAKAKKDGK is encoded by the coding sequence ATGTCTATCGTGTTAGCAGCAGGACAAGGAAAACGTATGAAATCAAAACAATATAAGGTATTACATCCCGTATGCGGTAAGCCGATGGTGGGTCATGTATTAGATACAGTAATTCAAGCCAAGAGTGAGAAAATAGTGGTGGTAGTCGGTCATGGTGCAGAGCAAGTGCAAGCGTTTATTGGGCAGCAAGCACAATATGTGAAGCAGGAGCAACAATTAGGTACCGGTCATGCTGTACAACAAGCAAAAGATTTACTTGGCTCTGAAGACGGAATAACGATTGTAATCTGCGGAGATACTCCACTTGTTCAAGCAAGTACGATCGAGCAGATGTTGAAATTACATCAAGAAAGTGGAGCGGCAGCAACAATATTAACGGCATTGTTCGAGAATCCAACTGGTTACGGTCGTATCATTCGTAATGAAGAAGGTATTGTTGAACGTATTGTAGAACAGAAAGATTGTTCTCTTGCAGAAGCTGCAGTTCAAGAAATTAATACAGGAACATATTGTTTTGACAACAAGAAACTATTTGAAGCACTGAGTCGTGTCACAAATAATAATGCACAAGGCGAATATTATTTGACCGATGTTATTGGATTGTTCAGACAAGATCAAGAAGTTGTTCAAGGTTACTGTACATCCGATATAGCGGAAGCTATTGGGGTTAATGATCGTGTAGCTCTTGCGGAGGCAGAGCAGCATATGCGTACGCGTATTAACCGTCAACATCTTGTTAACGGAGTAACGATTATTGATCCTACGTCGACGTACATTGAGTCAGATGTAGTCATTGGAGCGGATACGATTATATATCCAGGTACTGTATTACGAGGTAAGACTACGATTGGGGAAGATTGTATCCTTGGACCACAAACGGATCTTTCCAATTGTTCGATCCATAATGGCGTAACAATTAAACATTCCGTACTTGATCATGCGGAAGTAGGGGACGAGAGCAGCATCGGTCCATTTGCCTACTTACGTCCTGGTACTAAAGTAGGTAAACATTGTAAAGTTGGAGATTTTGTAGAGCTGAAAAATGCGATACTTGACGATGGTAGTAAAGTATCCCATCTAAGTTATGTCGGCGATGCTGAAGTAGGCAAAGAAGTGAATATCGGATGCGGTGCGATTACTGTTAACTATGATGGTTTTAACAAATCGAAAACGGTCATTGGTGATCATGCCTTTATCGGAAGTAATGTTAATCTTATCGCTCCAGTTAATGTTGGCCAAGGGGCATACGTTGTAGCGGGATCTACAATAACTAAGGATGTACCAGCTGGTGACTTAGCGATTGCTCGCCAGCGTCAAGAAAATAAACCTGAATACGCAGATAAAATTCGCGCACGAGCGAAAGCGAAGAAGGATGGGAAATAG
- the pth gene encoding aminoacyl-tRNA hydrolase has translation MKWIVGLGNPGSSYEKTRHNVGFMVIDELARRWGISMNGSKFKAIVGEGNVAGTRVALLKPVTYMNLSGEAVRAYMDFYKLNVEDGIIVYDDLDTEIGKLRLRYQGSAGGHNGIKSLIAHLNTQKFNRVRMGISRPEPGIVIADYVLSKFAKAEQTRLEEMIAHACDAIEYSLKHPFEETMGKYNG, from the coding sequence ATGAAATGGATTGTAGGTCTTGGGAATCCAGGCTCTAGCTATGAAAAAACACGTCATAATGTCGGTTTTATGGTTATTGATGAGCTAGCACGCCGCTGGGGCATCTCTATGAATGGAAGTAAGTTCAAAGCAATAGTTGGCGAAGGTAATGTTGCAGGTACTAGAGTGGCTTTGCTAAAACCGGTGACCTATATGAACTTGTCTGGTGAAGCAGTTCGAGCTTATATGGACTTCTATAAACTGAATGTAGAAGATGGTATTATCGTCTATGATGATCTTGATACCGAGATTGGTAAGCTAAGACTACGTTATCAGGGCAGCGCAGGCGGTCATAACGGCATCAAATCACTTATTGCACATTTGAATACACAAAAGTTTAATCGCGTTCGTATGGGCATTTCTCGCCCCGAACCAGGCATTGTTATTGCTGATTATGTTCTGAGTAAATTCGCTAAGGCAGAGCAAACTCGTCTAGAAGAGATGATTGCCCATGCATGTGATGCGATTGAATATAGTCTGAAACACCCATTTGAAGAAACTATGGGAAAATACAATGGGTAA
- a CDS encoding anti-sigma-F factor Fin family protein, with protein MAVTYICKYCRSNIGKIDESVISEQRLGFNSLTDDERKDIITYNLNGDIEVQLVCDYCNEALSSNPELMLINNPLQ; from the coding sequence ATGGCTGTAACCTATATTTGCAAATATTGCAGATCGAATATTGGTAAGATAGATGAATCGGTTATATCTGAGCAACGTCTAGGTTTCAATTCCTTGACCGACGATGAGCGTAAAGATATAATTACGTATAATTTAAATGGGGATATTGAAGTGCAACTTGTTTGTGATTATTGCAATGAAGCATTGAGCAGTAACCCCGAGTTGATGTTAATTAATAATCCTCTGCAATAG